From one Negativicoccus succinicivorans genomic stretch:
- a CDS encoding CinA family protein: MRSLMPKALHEALLQSGLRVATAESCTGGMLAAALTDRAGSSAYFEGTIVAYQERRKEAWLGVRAETLARYTAVSEKTAQEMLMGILASAAADIGLATTGYAGPGGGTTTEPCGTVYIACGSKTDYKVQRCVFSGTRAEVRASAVRFALAELAAWLQIHSKEDTIDGK, translated from the coding sequence ATGCGGTCTTTGATGCCGAAAGCGTTGCATGAAGCATTATTGCAAAGCGGTTTACGCGTAGCGACCGCAGAATCCTGCACCGGCGGCATGCTCGCGGCCGCATTGACAGATCGGGCGGGCAGCTCCGCGTACTTCGAGGGCACGATAGTTGCGTATCAGGAGCGTCGTAAAGAAGCGTGGCTCGGCGTTCGTGCCGAAACGCTCGCGCGGTATACCGCCGTTTCCGAAAAAACGGCACAGGAAATGCTCATGGGAATTTTGGCCAGCGCCGCGGCCGATATCGGTTTAGCGACGACAGGATATGCGGGGCCGGGTGGCGGCACGACGACCGAACCTTGCGGCACGGTATATATCGCCTGCGGCAGCAAAACGGATTATAAGGTACAACGCTGCGTGTTTAGCGGCACGCGCGCGGAAGTGCGCGCAAGCGCCGTGCGATTTGCCTTAGCGGAATTGGCGGCATGGTTACAGATACATTCGAAGGAGGATACGATCGATGGAAAATAA
- the rimO gene encoding 30S ribosomal protein S12 methylthiotransferase RimO, with protein sequence MKQVAVISLGCSKNLVDAEMMMGLLQKAQWQLTEDPAQADVIVVNTCTFIEAAKEESIQEILQAAQYKETGRARLLVVTGCLSQQFREELFREIPEIDILLGTESWERIVEAVERFEREGKSHVAYFDRAPLPDLAALPRERTTPHYSAYVKVAEGCSNGCAFCLIPYVRGRFRSRSVASIVSEVRKMTQEGVREINVIAQDTTSYGRDLENPTTLASLLRELTAIDGIEWVRLLYLYPKYFTDELLQEIVTNPKICKYIDIPLQHISDRILQRMNRRDRKADIISLLEKVRAQAVPITLRTTFIVGFPGETEADFKELCELVKKIRFDRVGVFPYSQEDGTPAARMPEQVPDEVKRQRYDILMSIQAAISEELNRESVGQETVALIEAAATAETPAEGRLISQAPDVDGKVYLENEPSLRPGDFVPVKIVAGYAYDVVAEPIGPAY encoded by the coding sequence ATGAAACAAGTCGCAGTGATCAGCCTGGGCTGCTCAAAAAATTTAGTCGATGCCGAAATGATGATGGGGTTGCTGCAAAAGGCGCAATGGCAATTGACGGAAGATCCGGCGCAGGCGGATGTTATCGTCGTCAATACCTGCACGTTTATCGAAGCGGCTAAGGAAGAATCTATTCAGGAAATTTTGCAGGCGGCGCAATATAAAGAAACCGGTCGCGCGCGGCTGCTGGTTGTCACCGGTTGTTTGAGCCAGCAATTCCGTGAAGAGTTGTTTCGTGAGATTCCGGAAATTGATATTTTGCTGGGCACGGAATCGTGGGAACGCATTGTGGAAGCGGTGGAGCGTTTTGAACGTGAAGGCAAGTCACATGTCGCTTACTTTGATCGGGCGCCGCTGCCGGATTTGGCCGCTTTGCCGCGCGAGCGTACCACTCCGCATTACAGTGCGTATGTCAAGGTGGCGGAGGGCTGCAGTAACGGTTGCGCGTTTTGCCTGATTCCCTACGTGCGCGGACGCTTTCGCAGTCGCAGTGTAGCATCCATCGTCAGTGAAGTGCGGAAGATGACGCAGGAGGGTGTCCGTGAAATTAACGTGATCGCGCAGGATACCACGAGCTACGGCCGAGACTTGGAGAATCCGACGACTCTTGCCTCGTTATTGCGAGAATTGACGGCGATTGACGGAATTGAATGGGTACGGCTTTTATATTTATACCCGAAATATTTTACGGATGAACTCTTACAGGAAATCGTTACGAATCCCAAAATCTGCAAATATATCGATATTCCCTTGCAACACATCAGCGATCGCATTTTGCAGCGCATGAATCGTCGTGACCGCAAAGCGGATATTATCAGTTTGCTTGAAAAAGTACGCGCGCAGGCCGTTCCGATTACCTTGCGTACGACGTTTATCGTCGGTTTTCCCGGCGAAACGGAAGCCGATTTTAAAGAACTTTGCGAACTCGTGAAAAAAATCCGTTTCGATCGCGTGGGCGTATTCCCTTATTCACAGGAGGACGGCACGCCGGCGGCACGCATGCCGGAGCAGGTGCCCGACGAAGTCAAGCGCCAACGCTACGATATTCTGATGTCCATACAGGCGGCGATTTCCGAAGAACTTAATCGCGAAAGCGTCGGTCAGGAAACGGTCGCCCTGATTGAAGCGGCGGCGACGGCGGAGACTCCGGCAGAAGGACGCCTGATCAGTCAGGCGCCGGACGTGGACGGCAAAGTGTATTTGGAAAATGAACCGAGTTTACGGCCGGGGGATTTCGTGCCTGTAAAAATTGTGGCGGGTTACGCTTACGATGTCGTAGCGGAGCCGATCGGACCGGCGTACTGA
- a CDS encoding regulatory protein RecX codes for MTNEDRAYDQALTYLSKRSYSVLEIRRKLTAKGYTDEEKDAAIKRLQDNRFIDDEALAKRVYRRFVEEGVYGNSYIAFKMKERGLEMPERLNAEEEKERALVLVLAKLTKNGSVLRRKVGSYLANRGYGQSTFYAVLEELAARDLLLSERSKYD; via the coding sequence ATGACGAATGAGGATCGCGCCTATGATCAGGCGCTGACATATCTTTCGAAGCGCAGCTATTCCGTATTGGAGATCCGACGCAAACTCACGGCGAAAGGGTACACGGATGAGGAAAAAGACGCCGCGATCAAGCGTTTGCAGGACAATCGCTTCATTGATGACGAGGCGCTGGCAAAACGTGTGTATCGTCGCTTTGTAGAGGAAGGCGTCTACGGCAACAGCTATATCGCCTTCAAAATGAAGGAGCGCGGGTTGGAGATGCCGGAACGGCTGAACGCAGAGGAAGAAAAAGAACGGGCTCTTGTTCTTGTACTTGCGAAATTAACCAAAAACGGTTCGGTATTACGTCGGAAAGTCGGTTCCTATCTTGCCAATCGCGGTTACGGACAAAGCACGTTTTATGCGGTTTTGGAAGAACTCGCCGCACGGGATTTATTGCTCTCCGAGCGTTCAAAATACGATTGA
- the rny gene encoding ribonuclease Y: MIGLLLAIIGVACGYFLRRSLAESKIGSAEQEASRIVAQARRDADSTYKESVLQTKDEMHRLRTDFEQEEKERRTDLQRYERRLLQKEENLEKRADSLEHKEEALQRRDAKVKERQSAADSLYAQQLQKLEEISGLTAEQAKALLLEQTETQIKHDQAVLIRELQTKFEAEADKNAREVISLAIQRNAADQVAETTISVVSLPNDEMKGRIIGREGRNIRALEMATGVDLIIDDTPEAVTLSGFHSIRREIARIALENLIKDGRIHPARIEETVEKAKREVDKAMREAGEQATFDVGIHDLHPELIKILGRLKYRTSYGQNVLQHSVEVAMLAGTLAAEIGADVGMARRAGLLHDIGKAIDQETEGTHVELGVEIAKKYHEPDVVVNAIGSHHGDTEATFVEAVLVAAADAISAARPGARRETLENYLKRLTKLEEIAKSFDGVESCFAIQAGREIRVMVKPEKVNEDEATLLVHKIATRIENELKYPGQVKVVVIRETRATDYAK; encoded by the coding sequence ATGATAGGACTTCTCTTGGCGATTATCGGCGTGGCATGCGGCTATTTTTTACGACGCAGTTTAGCGGAATCGAAAATCGGCAGTGCCGAGCAGGAAGCTTCCCGCATCGTCGCTCAGGCGCGACGGGATGCTGACAGCACGTACAAAGAGAGCGTCCTGCAGACAAAAGACGAAATGCATCGTCTGCGTACCGATTTTGAACAGGAAGAAAAAGAACGCCGCACAGATTTACAACGGTATGAACGACGTTTACTGCAAAAAGAAGAAAATTTGGAGAAACGTGCGGATTCGCTGGAACATAAGGAAGAAGCGTTGCAGCGCCGTGATGCGAAAGTAAAAGAACGGCAAAGCGCGGCAGACAGCCTGTATGCGCAGCAGTTGCAAAAGTTGGAAGAAATCTCTGGCTTGACTGCGGAACAGGCGAAGGCATTGTTGCTGGAGCAAACGGAGACGCAAATTAAGCATGATCAAGCGGTCTTGATTCGTGAATTACAAACAAAATTCGAAGCGGAAGCGGATAAAAACGCACGTGAAGTGATTTCACTGGCGATTCAACGCAACGCCGCCGATCAGGTCGCCGAAACTACGATTTCGGTGGTAAGCTTACCGAATGATGAAATGAAGGGTCGGATTATCGGTCGTGAAGGGCGCAACATTCGAGCGCTGGAGATGGCGACCGGTGTAGATTTAATCATTGATGATACTCCAGAAGCGGTGACGCTGTCCGGTTTCCATTCCATACGGAGGGAAATCGCGCGTATTGCCTTGGAGAACTTGATTAAAGACGGCAGAATTCATCCGGCTCGTATTGAAGAAACCGTCGAAAAAGCCAAACGAGAAGTGGATAAAGCGATGCGTGAAGCCGGTGAACAGGCGACATTCGACGTCGGTATCCACGATTTACATCCCGAGCTGATTAAGATATTGGGACGATTGAAATATCGTACCAGTTATGGTCAAAACGTTCTGCAGCACTCCGTGGAAGTGGCGATGTTAGCGGGCACGCTGGCCGCCGAGATCGGAGCCGATGTAGGCATGGCACGTCGTGCCGGCCTGTTGCATGATATCGGCAAAGCGATCGATCAGGAAACGGAAGGCACACATGTGGAATTGGGTGTAGAGATTGCCAAGAAGTACCATGAACCGGACGTTGTGGTGAATGCGATTGGATCCCATCACGGCGATACGGAAGCGACCTTTGTGGAAGCGGTTTTGGTAGCGGCAGCGGATGCGATTTCAGCTGCACGGCCGGGCGCTCGTCGCGAAACGCTGGAAAATTATTTGAAACGTCTCACGAAGTTGGAAGAAATCGCCAAGTCGTTTGACGGTGTGGAAAGTTGCTTTGCGATTCAGGCCGGTCGCGAAATTCGTGTCATGGTCAAACCGGAAAAAGTGAACGAGGACGAAGCTACGTTGTTGGTACATAAAATTGCCACGCGTATCGAAAACGAACTCAAGTATCCGGGGCAGGTCAAAGTAGTCGTCATTCGGGAAACCAGGGCGACCGATTATGCCAAATAA
- a CDS encoding DUF1292 domain-containing protein translates to MEKQPEQELQNDEEVVIVEVEGPNGEEEYYAQDIIIPYNGKQFAVLVSIPDDDAPEEKEPDLILARMDTTENGEIEYVSPEENEFEAVQKLYDDMFEAEDEE, encoded by the coding sequence ATGGAAAAGCAACCGGAACAGGAACTGCAGAATGATGAAGAAGTAGTCATCGTGGAAGTGGAAGGTCCGAATGGCGAAGAGGAGTACTACGCGCAGGATATTATTATTCCGTATAACGGCAAGCAATTTGCCGTACTGGTGTCCATCCCGGATGACGACGCACCGGAAGAGAAAGAACCGGATCTGATTTTAGCTCGTATGGATACGACCGAAAATGGCGAGATCGAATATGTATCGCCGGAGGAAAATGAATTTGAAGCGGTCCAAAAATTGTACGACGATATGTTTGAAGCGGAAGACGAAGAGTAA
- the ruvX gene encoding Holliday junction resolvase RuvX → MKRILGLDVGTKRTGIAVSDPLGLTAQAVETWEHISRNADLERMAEWARHYDVAKIVVGLPKNMNGTLGERAEKTQKFAARLQRLLPDTEIVFWDERLTTVAAQRSLLAGNVRRDKRRTVVDQLAAVLILQGYLNAIVQKEGVGNGKATGTGTAE, encoded by the coding sequence ATGAAACGAATTTTAGGGCTCGATGTCGGCACGAAACGCACGGGAATTGCCGTGAGCGACCCGCTCGGGCTGACGGCGCAGGCGGTGGAAACGTGGGAGCATATTTCCCGCAACGCCGATCTGGAACGCATGGCCGAATGGGCGCGTCATTATGACGTGGCGAAGATTGTGGTTGGCTTACCGAAAAACATGAACGGGACCCTTGGTGAAAGGGCGGAAAAAACGCAAAAGTTTGCGGCGCGTTTACAACGCCTGCTCCCCGACACCGAAATTGTTTTTTGGGATGAACGACTCACGACAGTCGCCGCGCAAAGGAGTCTCTTGGCGGGTAACGTGCGTCGCGATAAGCGGCGTACCGTGGTTGACCAATTGGCCGCAGTGCTTATATTGCAAGGGTATTTGAATGCCATCGTGCAGAAAGAAGGGGTAGGCAATGGAAAAGCAACCGGAACAGGAACTGCAGAATGA
- the recA gene encoding recombinase RecA, with product MENNSLNEGKVKALERAIKQIERDFGAGAVMRLGDVGSNMNLEVISSGSLALDLALGIGGFPRGRVIEIYGPESSGKTTVALHAIAQAQKQGGIAAFIDAEHALDPIYARHLGVDTQNLLISQPDTGEQALEICEMLVRSGAIDIIVIDSVAALVPKAEIEGEMGDSHVGLQARLMSQALRKLTGIISKSKTIVIFINQLREKVGIMFGNPETTTGGRALKFYATIRIDIRKGETIKQGTDVIGNRTRAKIVKNKVAPPFRLAEFDMMYGSGISHEGTLIDIGVNMDIIQKSGSWYSYNGERMGQGKENVKEYLKQNPAIAQEIDKLIRDTLLAEPELFEEGELTEANDE from the coding sequence ATGGAAAATAACAGCCTGAATGAAGGCAAAGTAAAAGCGCTGGAACGCGCGATCAAACAGATCGAACGGGATTTCGGTGCAGGCGCCGTCATGCGTTTGGGAGATGTCGGCTCCAACATGAATTTGGAAGTTATTTCTTCGGGCTCACTGGCGTTGGATTTGGCGTTGGGCATCGGCGGTTTTCCGCGCGGACGTGTCATTGAAATCTACGGACCGGAATCGTCCGGTAAAACAACGGTCGCCTTGCATGCGATCGCGCAGGCGCAAAAACAGGGCGGTATCGCCGCTTTTATCGATGCGGAACACGCGCTGGATCCGATTTACGCGCGCCATCTCGGTGTCGACACACAGAATCTCTTGATTTCGCAGCCGGACACCGGTGAACAGGCGCTGGAAATTTGCGAGATGCTGGTGCGCAGCGGCGCGATTGATATTATCGTTATCGACTCGGTGGCGGCGCTGGTTCCGAAAGCGGAAATTGAAGGGGAAATGGGCGATTCACACGTCGGTTTGCAAGCTCGTCTGATGAGCCAGGCGCTGCGCAAATTGACCGGTATCATCAGCAAATCCAAAACGATCGTCATCTTTATCAACCAGTTGCGTGAAAAAGTCGGCATCATGTTCGGCAACCCCGAAACGACCACAGGCGGTCGTGCGCTGAAATTTTACGCGACCATTCGCATTGATATTCGTAAAGGCGAAACGATTAAACAGGGGACCGATGTGATCGGTAACCGAACTCGTGCGAAGATTGTGAAAAATAAAGTGGCGCCGCCGTTCCGTCTGGCGGAATTCGACATGATGTACGGCTCCGGTATTTCGCATGAGGGCACGTTGATCGACATCGGCGTGAACATGGACATTATCCAAAAGAGCGGCTCGTGGTATTCCTACAACGGCGAGCGCATGGGTCAGGGTAAAGAAAATGTCAAAGAATATCTGAAACAAAATCCGGCGATCGCGCAAGAGATCGATAAATTGATTCGCGATACGTTGTTGGCCGAGCCTGAACTTTTCGAAGAGGGCGAGCTGACGGAAGCGAATGACGAATGA
- a CDS encoding ABC transporter substrate-binding protein, whose translation MRKWLPVGLLVVVVLWLVATAHLPTQDAAEEGMVPVREKLVVYSDMPPDIIQTLAEVYRNERQVELTLVPLTGEQIVDHLKSPGNTPAPDLVWASQATLQELARFDLLQPYMSEQTDLVAQQFKDEDGLWTGTWYIPIVFVVTNDYYRSMSKPLHSWQDLTAHDDVRITMTDFVAADLSAELLYSMVEQYGHVEAFRKLDFIHRHVVQYSKYLSTSVRVLAMQKSDVAISDAATAREFMVQGLPLTMIYPQDGTAYYLYGIGIPKSTSQAQEVGALLDWVMEGNAFTPLHRKHYYFYYTGFPSAQVVDSENQELQLWPLRKTYTPTGRKALLAAWFKEVRFAGKEVE comes from the coding sequence ATGCGGAAATGGTTGCCGGTAGGGCTGTTGGTTGTCGTCGTACTATGGCTTGTCGCGACGGCGCACTTACCCACGCAAGATGCGGCAGAAGAAGGGATGGTCCCGGTCAGGGAGAAGCTGGTGGTGTATTCGGATATGCCGCCGGATATTATCCAAACCTTGGCGGAGGTCTATCGCAACGAACGTCAGGTGGAACTTACCCTGGTGCCTTTGACCGGGGAGCAGATTGTAGACCATCTGAAATCGCCGGGGAATACTCCCGCACCGGATCTTGTCTGGGCGAGTCAGGCGACGCTGCAAGAGCTCGCTCGCTTTGATTTGTTGCAACCGTATATGTCGGAGCAAACGGATCTTGTCGCGCAACAATTCAAAGATGAAGACGGACTGTGGACCGGCACATGGTATATTCCGATCGTGTTTGTCGTGACCAACGATTACTATCGCTCCATGTCGAAGCCGCTGCATTCGTGGCAGGATTTGACGGCGCATGATGATGTCCGCATTACGATGACCGATTTCGTAGCGGCGGATCTTTCCGCGGAGCTTTTATACTCGATGGTGGAACAATACGGGCATGTCGAAGCATTCCGTAAACTGGATTTTATTCATCGACATGTGGTGCAGTATTCAAAATATTTGTCGACATCGGTACGCGTTCTGGCGATGCAAAAAAGTGACGTGGCCATTTCCGATGCGGCTACCGCGCGCGAATTTATGGTGCAGGGTTTGCCGCTGACTATGATTTATCCGCAGGACGGGACGGCGTATTACTTATACGGTATCGGGATTCCCAAATCGACATCGCAGGCGCAGGAAGTCGGCGCCTTATTGGACTGGGTGATGGAAGGGAATGCGTTTACGCCTTTGCATCGCAAGCATTATTATTTTTACTACACCGGTTTTCCGAGTGCGCAGGTAGTGGATTCCGAAAACCAGGAATTGCAACTCTGGCCACTCCGTAAAACCTACACTCCGACCGGACGCAAAGCGTTATTGGCGGCGTGGTTTAAGGAAGTACGCTTTGCAGGAAAGGAAGTTGAATGA